The Halorhabdus sp. BNX81 genome includes a region encoding these proteins:
- a CDS encoding protein translocase SEC61 complex subunit gamma, with translation MDVPYDITSYVRVLKLASTPSWQEFSQIAKIAGAGILLVGLLGFVIFVLMVPLSGGL, from the coding sequence ATGGACGTTCCGTACGATATCACGTCATACGTGCGGGTACTCAAGCTCGCGAGTACCCCCTCCTGGCAGGAGTTCTCTCAGATCGCGAAGATCGCGGGCGCGGGCATCCTTCTGGTCGGATTGCTCGGGTTCGTCATCTTCGTCCTCATGGTACCGCTATCGGGTGGTCTGTGA
- a CDS encoding 2-oxoacid:acceptor oxidoreductase subunit alpha — protein sequence MVNDLNWAIGGEAGDGIDSTGKIFARALSRAGRHVFTSKDFASRIRGGYTAYKVRTAVERVESVVDRLDILIALTERTIDENLDELKEGSVIIYDGEQTTMADVEVPEGMIGLEIPLNSLAEKAGGAIMRNVVALGAASEVAGFPVEYLDEALVKRFGEKGEAIVSNNREAARLGRDFVREETDYSEEFSLETTDEDYVLLNGDEAIGMAAIAAGCRFYAGYPITPATDIMEYLTGRIEAFGGAVVQAEDELSAINMALGAARAGARAMTATSGPGIDLMSETFGLVATSETPLVIANVMRSGPSTGMPTKQEQGDLNAMLYGGHGEIPRFVLAPTTIGECFDRTVEAFNLAEKYQLPVYLTADLALAVTEQTYSPERFDMEGVEIDRGKVVDPDEVEEWLDEKGRFKAHAATEDGVSPRALPGTPDAAHMTTGLEHDELGRRTEEEDVRVEQVQKRQRKVDTARDREAFDYREFGDPDAETLVISWGSNEGAMREALGMLDDRGIDVRFLSVPYIYPRPDLTDEVEAAEDVIVVECNATGQFADLIEHDTLTRVQRVMKYTGVRFKADELADEIEGAIAGERAPPEVKR from the coding sequence ATGGTAAACGATCTCAATTGGGCCATCGGCGGGGAGGCCGGCGACGGGATCGACTCGACGGGCAAGATCTTTGCCCGGGCGCTCTCGCGGGCCGGTCGCCACGTCTTCACCTCCAAGGACTTCGCCTCGCGCATCCGGGGCGGGTACACCGCCTATAAGGTCCGGACCGCCGTCGAGCGCGTCGAGAGCGTGGTCGATCGGCTGGACATCCTGATCGCGCTCACCGAGCGGACCATCGACGAGAACCTCGACGAACTAAAGGAGGGCAGTGTCATCATCTACGACGGCGAGCAGACGACGATGGCCGACGTCGAAGTTCCCGAGGGCATGATCGGCCTAGAGATCCCACTCAACAGCCTTGCCGAGAAGGCCGGCGGGGCGATCATGCGAAACGTCGTCGCGCTGGGGGCCGCGAGCGAAGTCGCCGGCTTCCCCGTCGAATATCTCGACGAAGCCCTGGTCAAGCGCTTCGGCGAGAAAGGCGAGGCGATCGTCTCGAACAACCGGGAAGCGGCCCGACTCGGACGGGACTTCGTCCGCGAAGAGACCGACTACAGCGAGGAGTTCTCCCTCGAAACGACCGACGAGGACTACGTCCTGCTGAACGGTGACGAGGCCATCGGCATGGCGGCGATCGCCGCCGGCTGTCGGTTTTATGCGGGCTATCCGATCACGCCCGCGACGGACATCATGGAGTACCTCACCGGGCGGATCGAGGCCTTCGGCGGCGCGGTCGTCCAGGCAGAGGACGAGTTATCGGCGATCAACATGGCGCTGGGCGCGGCCAGGGCCGGCGCGCGGGCGATGACCGCCACGTCCGGGCCGGGGATCGACCTGATGAGCGAGACCTTCGGGCTGGTCGCCACGAGCGAGACACCCCTCGTGATCGCGAACGTGATGCGTTCGGGGCCATCGACCGGGATGCCCACAAAGCAGGAACAGGGTGACCTGAACGCGATGCTCTATGGCGGGCACGGCGAGATCCCGCGGTTCGTCCTCGCACCGACGACCATCGGCGAGTGTTTCGACCGGACCGTCGAGGCGTTCAACCTCGCCGAAAAGTACCAGCTCCCGGTCTACCTGACAGCAGATCTCGCGCTTGCAGTCACCGAGCAAACCTACTCGCCGGAGCGCTTCGACATGGAAGGCGTCGAGATCGACCGCGGCAAGGTCGTCGACCCCGACGAAGTTGAGGAGTGGCTCGACGAGAAGGGGCGCTTCAAGGCCCACGCCGCGACCGAGGACGGCGTCAGCCCGCGCGCGCTCCCGGGAACGCCCGACGCTGCACACATGACGACCGGCCTCGAACACGACGAGTTGGGTCGCCGGACCGAAGAGGAAGACGTCCGCGTCGAACAGGTACAGAAGCGCCAGCGGAAGGTCGACACCGCCCGCGACCGGGAGGCCTTCGACTACCGGGAGTTCGGGGATCCCGACGCCGAAACGCTCGTCATTTCGTGGGGTTCCAACGAGGGGGCGATGCGGGAAGCCCTGGGGATGCTCGACGATCGCGGGATCGACGTCCGATTCCTCTCGGTGCCGTATATCTATCCGCGGCCTGATCTGACCGACGAGGTCGAGGCTGCGGAGGACGTTATCGTCGTCGAGTGCAACGCGACGGGGCAGTTCGCGGACTTGATCGAGCACGACACGCTGACGCGCGTCCAGCGCGTCATGAAGTACACGGGCGTCCGTTTCAAGGCCGACGAACTCGCCGACGAGATCGAAGGGGCGATCGCCGGCGAACGCGCCCCACCGGAGGTGAAACGATGA
- a CDS encoding transcriptional regulator: MDFDTLVHQPTRLQLFAYLYRHGESSFSEIVEELDMTEGNLASHMNKLEDADCVAVEKQFVDGSPQTTYRLTDHGREKFEEHVGQLEALIESLEE, translated from the coding sequence ATGGACTTCGACACACTCGTCCACCAGCCGACGCGGCTACAACTCTTCGCGTATCTGTACCGGCACGGCGAGTCGAGCTTCTCGGAAATTGTTGAGGAACTCGACATGACGGAGGGCAATCTCGCCAGCCACATGAACAAACTCGAGGACGCCGATTGCGTCGCCGTCGAAAAGCAGTTCGTGGATGGCTCCCCGCAGACGACCTACCGACTGACCGATCACGGTCGCGAGAAGTTCGAGGAGCACGTCGGCCAGCTAGAGGCACTGATCGAGAGTCTCGAGGAGTGA
- a CDS encoding ABC transporter ATP-binding protein yields MTAIEIDGLGKEYGDLTALDGLDLSVETGEVYGFLGPNGAGKSTTINLLLGFLDPSSGSATVLGHDIERESRALRRRIGVLPEAFSPYERLTAREHVKYAADLKDVAVDPDVLLDRVGLTEDAWNRSAGGFSTGMEQRLALACALVGDPEVLILDEPSSGLDPRGMAKLRELIREEAADGTTVFFSSHILSEVEAVCDRIGILVDGGLVAEGTIDELRDGTETHSPLDVRVDAVPEGFDLTDLDGVAAMSVEDSTLSALVTDAGAKIEVIRRVDQVAEIRDVISEPASLEALFDRYANGDSAAEGMVDADGSSDDADGSTEEADAGSPEVTA; encoded by the coding sequence ATGACGGCCATCGAGATCGACGGCCTCGGAAAGGAATATGGCGACCTGACAGCCCTCGATGGACTCGACCTCAGCGTCGAGACGGGCGAAGTCTACGGCTTTCTCGGCCCGAACGGGGCGGGGAAGTCGACGACGATCAACCTCCTGCTTGGCTTTCTCGATCCATCGTCGGGCTCGGCGACGGTGCTTGGCCACGATATCGAACGCGAGTCCCGGGCGCTTCGCCGGCGCATCGGTGTGCTCCCGGAGGCGTTCTCGCCCTACGAACGGCTCACCGCCCGCGAACACGTCAAATACGCGGCCGATCTCAAGGACGTGGCTGTCGACCCGGACGTACTCCTCGACAGAGTAGGACTCACCGAGGACGCATGGAACCGGTCTGCCGGCGGGTTCTCGACCGGGATGGAGCAGCGGCTCGCGCTGGCCTGCGCACTCGTTGGTGATCCCGAGGTGTTGATCCTCGACGAACCCTCATCCGGGCTCGATCCGCGCGGGATGGCCAAACTGCGCGAGTTGATCCGCGAGGAAGCCGCCGACGGGACGACTGTGTTCTTTTCGAGTCACATCCTCTCGGAGGTCGAAGCCGTCTGTGACCGGATCGGGATTCTGGTCGACGGTGGCCTCGTGGCCGAGGGGACGATCGACGAACTCAGAGACGGGACCGAGACGCATTCGCCGCTGGACGTTCGCGTGGATGCGGTGCCGGAGGGCTTCGACCTTACCGATCTCGATGGCGTGGCCGCTATGAGCGTCGAGGACAGCACGCTCTCTGCGCTGGTGACCGACGCCGGCGCGAAGATCGAGGTCATCCGTCGGGTCGATCAGGTCGCCGAAATCCGGGACGTCATCTCCGAGCCGGCGTCCCTCGAGGCGCTGTTCGATCGCTACGCCAACGGGGACTCAGCGGCCGAGGGGATGGTGGACGCCGACGGGTCCAGCGACGACGCTGACGGATCGACCGAGGAGGCTGACGCCGGTTCCCCGGAGGTGACAGCATGA
- the ftsZ gene encoding cell division protein FtsZ has protein sequence MDSIIDDAMEETDDDPEESPVEGSTESTDTSAEEPATSGQMTDEELADVVEDLETKITVVGAGGAGGNTVTRMMEEGIHGAKLVAANTDAQHLADEVKADTKILIGKKRTGGRGAGSVPKIGEEAAQENIEDIQQSIDGSDMVFVTAGLGGGTGTGAAPVIAQAAQDSGALTISIVTIPFTAEGERRRANADAGLERLRAVSDTVIVVPNDRLLDYAPSMPLQDAFKICDRVLMRSVKGMTELITKPGLVNVDFADVRTIMENGGVAMIGLGESDSENKAQDSIRSALRSPLLDVEFDGANSALVNVVGGPDMSIEEAEGVVEEIYDRIDPDARIIWGASVNHEYDGQMETMIVVTGVESPQIYGKSEAEREKAAQRMGDDIDYVE, from the coding sequence ATGGACTCTATCATCGACGACGCCATGGAGGAGACCGACGACGACCCCGAGGAGTCGCCGGTCGAGGGGAGCACCGAATCGACAGACACGTCGGCCGAGGAACCGGCGACGTCCGGCCAGATGACCGACGAGGAACTCGCTGACGTCGTTGAGGACCTCGAAACCAAGATCACGGTCGTCGGCGCGGGGGGCGCTGGCGGCAACACGGTCACCCGGATGATGGAGGAGGGGATCCACGGCGCGAAGCTGGTCGCGGCAAACACCGACGCCCAACACCTCGCCGACGAGGTCAAAGCCGACACGAAGATCCTGATCGGCAAGAAGCGCACCGGCGGTCGCGGGGCCGGCTCGGTGCCGAAGATCGGTGAGGAGGCCGCCCAGGAGAACATCGAGGACATCCAGCAGTCCATCGACGGCTCGGACATGGTCTTCGTCACCGCCGGTCTTGGCGGCGGGACGGGCACCGGCGCTGCGCCGGTGATCGCCCAGGCCGCCCAGGATTCGGGCGCGCTGACGATCTCGATCGTCACGATCCCCTTCACCGCGGAGGGTGAGCGACGGCGGGCCAACGCCGATGCCGGCCTCGAGCGCCTCCGTGCCGTCAGCGACACCGTGATCGTGGTCCCGAACGATCGACTCCTCGATTACGCGCCGTCGATGCCCCTGCAGGACGCCTTCAAGATCTGCGATCGCGTGCTGATGCGCTCGGTCAAGGGGATGACCGAACTCATTACCAAGCCCGGCCTGGTCAACGTCGACTTCGCCGACGTTCGGACGATCATGGAGAACGGCGGCGTCGCGATGATCGGTCTCGGCGAATCCGATTCGGAGAACAAGGCCCAGGACTCGATCCGGTCGGCCCTGCGATCGCCGCTGCTGGACGTCGAGTTCGACGGTGCCAACAGCGCCCTCGTGAACGTCGTCGGTGGCCCGGACATGTCCATCGAGGAGGCCGAGGGCGTCGTCGAGGAGATCTACGACCGGATCGACCCGGACGCCCGGATCATCTGGGGCGCGTCGGTCAACCACGAGTACGACGGCCAGATGGAGACGATGATCGTCGTCACGGGCGTCGAGAGTCCACAGATCTACGGCAAAAGCGAGGCCGAACGCGAGAAGGCCGCCCAGCGCATGGGCGACGACATCGATTACGTCGAGTAG
- a CDS encoding ABC transporter permease subunit, with protein sequence MSQTLTVARNDFRDVRRSKLLWGVMGIYVAFTALILYAEGRATNPDLATALFNQVFLTTLLLPLIAIAGSYLAIAGERESNTVAFLLSQPTSRAAVVTGKFLSRSLLIVGSLLVAFVVGGLIGVVMYPSLELGVSGTFIVLTVVFVGAYVGPSVAISAATDTRSRAIAGAVGFYVLTDVLIVFENFSLVDAVRFLLAETLGLELGQHFYEFVHNLTPAGSYLNATYLIFDPANHLPIEPLGVIPFYLKPWFSVVILLAWTVVPLAIGYWRFQGAELG encoded by the coding sequence ATGAGCCAGACGCTCACTGTCGCCCGGAACGACTTCCGTGACGTTCGGCGTTCGAAACTACTCTGGGGCGTGATGGGGATCTACGTCGCGTTCACGGCGCTGATCCTCTACGCGGAGGGGAGGGCCACAAATCCTGATCTCGCCACGGCGCTGTTCAACCAGGTCTTTTTGACGACCCTGCTGCTTCCGCTGATCGCCATCGCCGGAAGCTACCTGGCGATCGCCGGCGAGCGCGAGTCGAACACGGTCGCGTTCCTGTTGAGCCAGCCGACCTCGCGGGCGGCCGTAGTGACCGGGAAGTTCCTCTCGCGAAGTCTGCTGATCGTCGGGTCATTGCTCGTCGCGTTCGTGGTCGGGGGCCTCATCGGGGTCGTGATGTATCCCAGCCTCGAACTCGGCGTCTCGGGGACGTTTATCGTCCTGACTGTGGTGTTCGTCGGTGCGTACGTCGGGCCGTCGGTCGCCATCTCGGCGGCGACGGATACTCGATCCCGGGCGATCGCCGGTGCGGTCGGCTTCTACGTCCTTACGGACGTGTTGATCGTCTTCGAAAACTTCTCGCTGGTCGACGCGGTACGGTTCCTCTTGGCTGAGACACTCGGCCTCGAATTGGGCCAGCACTTCTATGAGTTCGTCCACAACCTCACGCCCGCCGGCTCGTATCTGAACGCGACGTATCTCATCTTTGACCCGGCGAACCACCTCCCTATCGAACCACTGGGCGTGATCCCGTTCTACCTGAAACCCTGGTTCAGTGTCGTGATCTTGCTCGCATGGACTGTCGTCCCGCTGGCAATCGGCTACTGGCGCTTCCAGGGGGCGGAACTCGGGTGA
- a CDS encoding phosphoadenosine phosphosulfate reductase family protein: MTSAADFPAYLDVDYSDGDGEDPADYPSIEHKIEKAIEVTKEGLEQYDNPVVMWTGGKDSTLTLYFVKEVADRFDLEVPPVVFIDHYQHFDELIDFVEHWADEWDLEVIWARNTDVGEYVEANGLEPGDDIPVDALSEHNQHHIRNILEYEEDTFPFLLDTYVGNHLLKTVALNDAIEEHDVDGILSGVRWDEQEARADETFFSPRHDPDIYPPHDRIQPILQFAEPDVWEAFWHFAVPDTVEAFPDDGYVPQGQDDLPEGVEKEDVPVSPKYFAGFRSLGSQVSTDKSAEEPAWLQDMANTTERAGRAQDKEDLMERLRDLGYM; encoded by the coding sequence ATGACGAGCGCAGCCGACTTCCCCGCGTATCTCGACGTCGACTATTCGGACGGCGACGGCGAGGACCCCGCGGATTATCCGAGCATCGAGCACAAGATCGAGAAGGCCATCGAGGTCACGAAGGAAGGGCTCGAACAGTACGACAACCCGGTCGTGATGTGGACCGGCGGCAAGGACTCGACGCTGACGCTTTACTTCGTCAAAGAGGTCGCCGACCGCTTCGACCTCGAGGTCCCCCCAGTCGTGTTCATCGACCACTACCAGCACTTCGACGAGCTCATCGACTTCGTCGAACACTGGGCCGACGAATGGGACCTCGAAGTCATCTGGGCCCGTAACACCGACGTCGGCGAGTACGTCGAGGCGAACGGGCTCGAACCCGGTGACGACATCCCCGTCGATGCGCTGAGCGAGCACAACCAGCACCACATCCGGAACATCCTCGAATACGAGGAAGACACGTTCCCGTTCCTGCTGGATACCTACGTGGGCAACCACCTGCTGAAGACCGTCGCGCTCAACGACGCCATCGAAGAGCACGACGTCGATGGGATCCTCAGCGGCGTCCGCTGGGACGAACAGGAGGCCCGCGCCGACGAGACGTTCTTCAGCCCGCGCCACGACCCCGACATCTACCCGCCCCACGACCGAATCCAGCCGATCCTCCAGTTCGCCGAACCGGATGTCTGGGAGGCCTTCTGGCACTTCGCGGTCCCGGACACGGTCGAGGCGTTTCCGGACGATGGGTACGTCCCGCAGGGCCAGGACGATCTGCCGGAAGGCGTCGAGAAGGAAGACGTCCCGGTCAGCCCCAAGTACTTCGCCGGTTTCCGGTCGCTCGGGAGCCAGGTCAGTACGGACAAATCCGCCGAAGAGCCCGCCTGGCTCCAGGACATGGCCAACACGACCGAGCGCGCCGGCCGCGCCCAGGACAAGGAAGACCTGATGGAACGGCTGCGCGATCTCGGCTACATGTAA
- a CDS encoding transcription elongation factor Spt5, with the protein MGIFAVKTTASQERTVADMIMNREEDSVHAALAPDSLTSYVMVEAEDASVFERILDEIPHANGVVQGKSSIKEVEHFLSPTPDVEGIAEGDIVELIAGPFKGEKAQVQRIDEGKDQVTVELYEATVPIPVTVRGDQIRVLDSEER; encoded by the coding sequence ATGGGGATCTTCGCCGTCAAGACCACGGCCAGTCAGGAGCGCACCGTCGCCGACATGATCATGAACCGTGAGGAGGACTCGGTCCACGCCGCACTCGCGCCGGACAGCCTGACCTCCTACGTCATGGTCGAGGCAGAGGATGCTTCGGTATTCGAACGCATTCTCGACGAGATACCCCACGCCAACGGCGTCGTCCAGGGCAAGTCCTCGATCAAGGAGGTCGAGCACTTCCTCTCGCCGACACCGGACGTCGAAGGGATCGCTGAGGGCGACATCGTCGAACTCATCGCCGGCCCGTTCAAGGGCGAGAAGGCCCAGGTCCAGCGAATCGACGAGGGCAAGGACCAGGTCACGGTCGAGCTCTACGAAGCGACGGTTCCGATTCCCGTGACGGTTCGTGGGGATCAGATCCGCGTACTCGATTCAGAAGAGCGGTAA
- a CDS encoding PAS domain-containing protein: MSETTEPVRILHVDDEPDFLEITAEFLQRKNERFTVDVATSAADGLDRLTENAYDCIVSDYEMPGQDGIEFLKAVRKDHPDLPFVLFTAKGSETIASEAISAGVSEYLQKGSGTDQYTVLANRIENLVSRREAEITVARYDQRERESERYRRELLDITADPDTTTDEKAHQLLELGRERLGAENGHLVKIDEDRNRHEVISVTGSEIVQKGVTDLSKTYCRRTIDSDSIFDVHDAPGAGWEDDPAYQHFELGCYIGRKLLVESELFGTLCYVSSDPREEPFTNDEKTFFELLARWFTQLLERKRYRSQAETVFEHAQDGIFLVDVSPEQRFRIRRVNRAYEALTGHSTEDIEGKSPTDIYGADIGTEIESQYRECVDRQEPIEYEVALPVGPHDEPRQFHTKLAPVVEAGTVVELVGATRDVTQRKERQSKLEAERAFIEETLNSLEDVLYLINPDGSLRRWNDRLGAVTGYDDEEIETMAATDFFPPEERERVADAIDEALATGRAVVEADVLTTEGERITYEFTGTRLTDSSGDVLGVAGTGRDIADHKERERELRQYQQILDAMLDPATVMDENGKYTVVNNAMAAVHEMTAAELVGEPSPFIRELREARSDDPYRELVDGEREEYRGEYTMEIPDADPIYFEYRLSRLTIDGRFCGIVAVGRDVTDRTRREDTLEALHERTRPFITTPDQDAVAEHAVETVASVLGQEINTVWLYDEDSETLEPAAWTDAAAELVGEMPSYTGTKSLSWDAFRSGEVRVIDEMSAVNGRHNPQTPIRSEIILPLGEYGVLNIGSTEPDAFEDIDVSLARVFGDMVEAALIRTDREEELRDRRRELERQNERLEEFASIVSHDLRNPLNVAEARVQLALDERDSEHLDVAAKAIDRMGVLIDDILQLAREGERIDEMERIDLETICADCWDAVETTEATLSVESNRPIRADRSRVRQLLENLFRNAVEHGGEDVQITVGALEGGFFVADDGPGIPPDERETVFESGYTTREDGTGFGLAIVAEIADAHGWDVAVTDSEDGGARFEITGVEAP; encoded by the coding sequence ATGAGCGAGACAACCGAGCCGGTCCGTATCCTCCACGTCGATGACGAACCGGACTTCCTCGAGATCACGGCCGAATTTTTACAGCGGAAAAACGAGCGGTTCACGGTCGACGTTGCGACGAGTGCCGCGGATGGGTTGGATCGCCTCACGGAGAATGCCTACGACTGCATCGTTTCGGACTACGAGATGCCGGGCCAAGACGGGATCGAATTTCTCAAAGCCGTTCGCAAGGACCACCCCGACCTCCCGTTTGTCCTATTCACCGCCAAAGGAAGCGAGACGATCGCCAGCGAGGCAATCTCGGCCGGGGTGAGCGAGTACCTCCAGAAGGGAAGCGGGACCGATCAGTACACGGTGCTTGCCAACCGGATCGAAAACCTCGTCTCCCGCCGCGAAGCCGAGATCACGGTCGCCCGATACGACCAACGGGAACGCGAAAGCGAGCGGTATCGGCGGGAACTTCTGGATATCACCGCCGATCCGGACACCACAACCGACGAGAAAGCCCATCAGTTGCTCGAACTGGGCCGCGAGCGCCTCGGCGCTGAAAACGGCCATCTCGTCAAGATCGACGAGGATCGGAACCGACACGAAGTGATCAGCGTGACCGGGTCCGAAATCGTCCAGAAGGGAGTAACCGACCTCTCGAAAACGTACTGTCGACGAACGATCGACTCCGACTCGATCTTCGACGTTCACGACGCCCCAGGAGCTGGCTGGGAGGACGATCCTGCCTACCAGCACTTCGAGTTGGGCTGTTACATCGGCCGGAAACTGCTCGTGGAGAGTGAGTTGTTCGGCACACTGTGTTACGTCAGCAGCGACCCGCGTGAGGAACCGTTCACCAACGACGAGAAGACGTTCTTCGAGCTGCTCGCCCGGTGGTTCACGCAATTGCTGGAACGGAAACGCTATCGGAGCCAGGCGGAGACGGTGTTCGAACACGCCCAGGATGGGATCTTCCTGGTCGACGTCAGCCCCGAGCAGCGGTTTCGAATCCGGCGGGTAAATCGGGCGTACGAGGCGCTGACCGGCCACTCGACCGAGGACATCGAAGGGAAAAGCCCCACCGACATCTACGGCGCTGACATCGGGACCGAAATCGAATCCCAGTATCGCGAGTGCGTCGATCGGCAAGAACCGATCGAATACGAAGTGGCGTTGCCGGTCGGTCCCCACGACGAACCCAGGCAGTTTCACACGAAACTCGCACCCGTCGTCGAGGCGGGCACGGTCGTCGAACTCGTCGGTGCAACCAGAGATGTTACCCAGCGCAAGGAACGACAGTCGAAACTTGAAGCCGAGCGTGCGTTCATCGAGGAAACACTCAACAGCCTCGAAGATGTGCTATACCTGATCAATCCCGATGGCAGCCTCCGTCGCTGGAACGATCGCCTCGGTGCGGTGACCGGCTACGACGACGAGGAGATCGAGACGATGGCGGCGACCGACTTTTTCCCACCAGAAGAACGCGAGCGCGTCGCCGACGCGATCGACGAGGCGCTTGCGACTGGCAGGGCAGTTGTGGAAGCGGACGTGCTCACGACCGAGGGCGAACGGATCACCTACGAGTTCACCGGGACGCGATTGACCGACTCGTCCGGCGACGTGCTCGGGGTGGCCGGAACCGGTCGGGACATCGCCGACCACAAGGAACGCGAACGCGAGCTCAGACAGTACCAGCAGATCCTCGACGCGATGCTCGATCCAGCAACGGTCATGGACGAGAACGGAAAGTACACGGTCGTCAACAACGCGATGGCAGCAGTCCACGAGATGACGGCGGCGGAGCTCGTCGGCGAACCCAGCCCGTTCATCCGGGAGCTTCGCGAAGCGCGTTCGGACGACCCCTACCGGGAACTCGTCGATGGCGAACGCGAGGAGTATCGCGGGGAGTACACGATGGAGATCCCCGACGCCGATCCGATCTACTTCGAGTATCGGCTCAGTCGGCTGACTATCGACGGGCGCTTCTGTGGGATTGTCGCCGTGGGCCGGGACGTCACCGACAGGACGCGTCGCGAGGACACTCTCGAAGCCCTCCACGAACGAACGCGCCCGTTCATCACGACACCGGATCAGGATGCCGTTGCCGAGCACGCCGTCGAGACGGTCGCGAGTGTGCTGGGCCAGGAGATCAACACTGTCTGGCTCTACGACGAGGACAGCGAGACACTGGAACCGGCCGCCTGGACCGACGCTGCCGCGGAACTGGTGGGTGAGATGCCGAGCTATACCGGGACGAAGAGCCTCTCGTGGGACGCCTTCCGGAGCGGAGAGGTACGAGTCATCGACGAAATGAGCGCGGTGAACGGCCGGCACAATCCCCAAACGCCGATCCGGAGTGAAATCATCCTCCCGCTGGGCGAGTACGGCGTACTGAACATCGGATCGACGGAACCGGACGCCTTCGAAGACATCGACGTCTCGCTCGCTCGTGTCTTCGGCGACATGGTCGAAGCAGCTCTCATCCGGACGGACCGAGAGGAGGAACTCCGTGACAGACGTCGTGAGCTCGAACGCCAGAACGAGCGTCTCGAAGAGTTCGCCAGCATCGTCAGCCACGACCTCCGCAACCCGTTGAACGTCGCCGAGGCACGGGTCCAGCTCGCCCTGGACGAGCGCGACAGCGAGCACCTGGACGTCGCGGCGAAAGCGATCGACCGAATGGGTGTCCTGATCGACGATATCCTCCAACTGGCCCGGGAAGGCGAACGGATCGACGAGATGGAACGCATCGACCTCGAGACGATCTGTGCCGACTGCTGGGACGCCGTCGAGACAACCGAGGCGACGCTGTCCGTCGAATCGAACCGGCCGATCCGTGCCGACCGGAGCCGGGTTCGACAGCTGCTGGAGAACCTCTTTCGCAACGCGGTCGAACACGGGGGCGAAGACGTACAGATCACGGTCGGTGCCCTGGAGGGGGGCTTTTTCGTCGCCGACGACGGGCCGGGTATCCCGCCGGACGAACGAGAAACCGTCTTCGAGAGTGGCTATACGACCCGCGAGGACGGAACCGGGTTCGGGCTCGCGATCGTCGCCGAGATCGCCGACGCACATGGCTGGGACGTCGCTGTGACCGACAGCGAGGACGGCGGCGCTCGCTTCGAGATCACCGGCGTCGAAGCCCCGTAG